The Kordia sp. SMS9 genome window below encodes:
- a CDS encoding GbsR/MarR family transcriptional regulator — MKVTEAKYKFIQTWGALGTLWGINKAMAQIHALLLVSPEPLSMEDVMEELHISRGNTSMNLRQLIDWGIVYKTSKAGERKEYFTSEKDINELAKQIARERSRREIQPTLKVLKEVSSIEDDGSAETKEFIKQTKALHELANTADSILNRVVNQEANWLTKTFIKLLK; from the coding sequence ATGAAAGTAACAGAAGCAAAATATAAATTCATTCAAACTTGGGGCGCGTTAGGAACCTTATGGGGAATTAACAAAGCGATGGCACAAATTCATGCGTTGCTCTTGGTGTCACCAGAACCTTTATCGATGGAAGATGTCATGGAAGAATTGCATATTTCCAGAGGAAACACCAGTATGAATTTACGCCAATTAATCGATTGGGGCATTGTATACAAAACTTCCAAAGCTGGCGAACGAAAAGAATATTTTACTTCTGAGAAAGACATTAACGAACTCGCGAAGCAAATAGCAAGAGAACGCAGTCGAAGAGAAATTCAACCAACATTAAAAGTGTTGAAAGAAGTGAGTAGTATTGAAGATGATGGTTCCGCAGAAACAAAGGAATTTATCAAACAAACAAAAGCGCTCCACGAATTGGCAAATACCGCAGATTCTATTTTGAATCGAGTCGTAAATCAAGAAGCCAATTGGCTGACCAAAACGTTCATTAAACTTTTAAAATAA